The Argentina anserina chromosome 5, drPotAnse1.1, whole genome shotgun sequence genome includes the window atagCTCATTCTCCTTTCTTCTGTTTAGAAATGGCTCATGTTAACATTTGCAAGGCTGTGTTTTTGATGGTGTTGGCCGTGGTGCTCGTCTTAGTCATAGCAGAGGATGCTACACTTGCTCCAGCACCCTCGCCGGTCTTAGGAGCTGGAGTTTCGTCGACAGTTTCAGGGGCATTTGTTTGCTCCTCGTTGTTGCTCTCTCTCCTTGCTCTGATTTGGCAGTAGAGAAACTCGACTTTGAGGCCACTATGGGTTCACACAACCGGAGGCCGAAGGGCCGATTGAGGGCCGAGGTCGGATCACCGGTGTTGAAGATCGATGACGATCTGGGTCGCCGCTGCTGCTGCATCGGCGAGGAGGCGACGACGGGGAACGACGTCGGAGATCGAACCGAGCGGGAGCAGCACGTCGTCGTCGAGTTAGCAGGGCGTCGGTCGGAGCAGGGCGTCGCCGATCTGATCGACTGGACGCAGCGTCGGGGCAGTGGCACGGGCACGCCGATCCGGGTGATTGGAAGCGGCGTCGGAGCTGGCGACCAGGAGCAGACGACGTCGGAGAGCAGAGGCGACGGCGGAGGGCAAGTGCAACTGGAGCTACGGCTGGGTGATGCAGGTGTGGCAAAAAACACATACGCCCAACGGGAGGAAAAAAACGGTGGAGCAAGTTTGCAACCAACCAAGTAAGTATGCTGTGATACCAAGTTGAATATTGAGATTTATATTGATATTGAGTGTTTGATACAAAGCTAAAActagctatttataggaaaTGAGCATGTATAATTGCATTGATGTAATACTATGTCTAATGATGCATCCTAGCTGTTCTAccaccatgagtaacatgGTTCACATAGCTCACAAAGCTGTCTCTCCATCTGTTCCTCACGCTAACAACTTAGTGTATGTTAAATTAATAGTTAGCTTTTTAAGTGTGCAAATGTAGAagatgattatatatgtcCTCGGATGTCGTCTATGGCGACATATCTTATAAAATCATACTATGTTTTCAGCATTTTACTCGGTTGAGCGTTAGGTCGATCATCTCCAATGGTGGGTTCAGAGTCTTGAATGTAAACCTTTGTAGCATCTCCTTGACATTTTGGTAGCTAGGCTATATTCATTTACCCTTTATATTTCAAAGAGAAATACTCTAACCCTATTTCAACaacccaaatatatatattgacataTATTGATCGCAACTTTTATCCATTTGAAAATGTACACGACATTGAGTGTGGGAGGCTCAATGATTTCTTCCTGACTTCCAACCAAAGCAAAGTTATCCCCTTTTACTTTCTATAATAACACACCACTCTCTTCAGTAAGCACACAAAAACTCAAGAAGCGTCAATCAAAGTAGAAGCCTGGTGCAGTTGATGATGAGAGCCTCAACCACAGCCTTAATTTTTGCCTTGTTGGTCATGATTTTTGTTACATCCTCTTTCGATCAATTCGTCGCCAGCAGCAGCCATGGAAGCAGGTTCTGTAGGGGATGAAGAAAGTCGAGCGACGATGAAAGAAGTGCATGGGAATACATGGCATGGGAAGaagacatggatgaatcacgGGGGCTTTCGTAGTCCCCGGAAACACCTTGTCAAGTACCCAACAGAGGTTCCATTTCAAGCTCAAGAGTTGTctgtctagctagctagttctTATATGGCTTTACTTATTCATGATGTTCTTGTTGCTGTGCGTCTTTTTATGTATTTCAACCTTTTATCATCACAAAACTTGCTCAAACTAATGTATTCAAAGGGTTGCCGAGATCTATCTCAGATTAAATGGCTAGCTAACCATGAAGTATAAATATGAAACCGAATCTGAATGCAAATCGCTTCTTAACTTACCAATAGTCTACAAAAATAGTTCCTCTGCCAGAATTTGCATCTTTGTTCTTAGTTACTTGAGAGAGACGAGAAGTAAAGAAGAGAGACAAAGTAAAGATTGTGGAGAACAATGAAACAGGTCGAACGAAGTAGGGATGGGGAAACAAGACTGGAATAATGTGATCCACAAAGTTGCCTGCTAAACACTCGTGTATGTTTATTTGGAGTAACTAACACGAATTCACAAATAAAGTGTGGTAGCTGGTTCTGCTAAGTTTTTCATTTTCCATTCATTAATGACAGCTAAAGCTCTTGCAAGCCGTGGAGTTGTTCTTGCCCCGTATTTCAGTGACGCCGAGGCTTATATAACCTTGGACTTGACAGACCTGTTATCATCTCTTCCCATCTCAGGACTAGAAAGCTTTGTCACTATAATCCGGCCAGTGAAGATCCTTACTAAAACGACAAACACAACACCATCCAGATGCACAGATGAAGGTCTAGTTAAAATTTGTGTGAATAGATAAGAAAGTAGGGGGGCCTTTAGAACTTCCCAATGCAATATGTACTCATAAATAAACAATCACTTGAAGCATCAATTCTCTCTAATTTCCTTGAGCCTGTGATTTTAGATAGACCAGAGATACATATTTTAGTGTTCAAATTCCATGCCATTGCTTTTTAGGTAGGCAAAAATGATTGGGAAGAAAATTGTATGATAAAAGGGATTAAAAGCTGCCTAagaaacaaatgaaaaaaaaaaccacaaatGCAATTCTGTACTGTGCTCCCAAAAGGGTACAACAATAAACCAGTACTTGTATGAGCCTGACCAAGATTTAAGTATTTTTAGGGTGACTACGGTCTGAGTCTTGGCGGAAATCAAGCCAAGGCAAAGATGTATAAACAAAGCAGAACCTAATGACTGATAAAAGCAAGAGTTGGAATTCTGAGAACTGTTCACTTGTAACTTACATATATTCTTGTGTAACTGTGACACTGATACATCTAAGAATGCATTATATTCGGTATACCCATTTATggataagaaaatataaaatacaaaaagaGGGGCGTACACAGAGTATGAGCAATTGAAATTGTACAGAAACACATGGTCATCAATACCAAATAGGAAACAATGTACCAGGTTTTAGATCCCAGAGGCGGCATTACATTCTTCTAGTAAGTTCAGAATGTTATGTTCAGGGGCACTAAGAGATGGTAAAATCATGCGATTTGGCCGTGTATTTCTTGGTTTTGGCACAGCAGCTTCAGGTTCAAGAGACTCGCCTTCCATCATTACTGGCAAGTCACCTCTCCTTGGCACAGTTGCTGATACTCTCTCCTTCCAAATTCTTCCATCCTAAAGGTCAAAAAAGCTTTATTTAAGGACTATTCATACATTATCTATGTATGGTTCACAATGAATACTAAATCATGCCGAACATTCTGCCAGTCAGGTTCATTGTGGATGTGAAAAGAATCATCTTTCACACAGAACCATGATAGTGCTTAAAAACAATTACAGCAAGAACAGCATGGTGAAAGCGTCATAATAACATTTGGACACAATTGTCATTTTAATGACAATATACAAGCAGGATTCTGCTACAAAACTCCACAAGGAAACAGGACCAATGACTTTGCAACCTTAATTGGATGAAAGCTATCTATTCTAGTATTCTTGAACACCAAATTTGTCATAAGGCACTTCATTGTCTTAAAATATATTGGAAGCTAGGGACAGACCTTAAGTAGCCAACATTAAGAATTGATCACAATAAAAATTGATATTACAAACCACTTTCAGTGGCAACCATACCTTAAATATAATTGCACTACAACTATGCACTGACATCTGGGACCTATAATGGACTCGTGTACTTTAACCATCACCCATTCACAATGAATCATAACAACAGTTGATATTACAAAGAGTGTTCAGTAGCAatcattttttaaaatcaGATCACACTGCAGTTATATACTGACATCTAAGAAATCTTAAACTGGACTCCAGTACTTAAAACTAAACACATATGTTCCAGTTTGCTATGATCCCATACTCTGTCAAGCCCCATAATGGCATAACCGTATGTTCATGGATTCTTCATGGACCAAAAAAGGTTTTGATGCCCACTTTTCTAATTGTAATTCGAAAAATGAAGGTTTATCTTCCATATACAAGAAACAGTATCACATATTCTCTCAAGCCACATACTGTCTTAAACATGATAACTGATGGTACATTGGATTAGAAATTGTCAGCATCTTAACCCACAAACCAACAAACCATCAAGCTAATACTGACAAGAAATTTGAATGCTCACACAACCATTCACTCAGCACTGAATAAATGCATTCAGTACGTGCAGTTGAAATGATAGAGGAAAACTTAAAACATTTTCTACCATACGTCAtccaaattaatatataattccaTATTGCAGAGTAGGCTATATTCTTTAGGGAAACTCAGATTTATCTTACATTGAGAATGGAAGGCTCAGGTAGCGGGCACTGAATCGGTCTATCATTGTCAAGAGGCTCCATTGGATGTTCAACTGGCTTAAACTCCACTGCTACTTCAATCCCATGAGATACAGTGGCCGCAGCAGTTGCTGCACCTGTAGCCTCCGAATTAGGGGGCAGCACTTCCCTCTCATCCTGCATAGCAATTTACATCGAATCATGAATTTTTGCATCCAACACATAATTGACTTGTGAAATTtagcagaagaagaagggcAGACTTAAACTGAAGccaaaaacatttataacTGTTCAGGAATTCAATGGAACAAGACGCTTATAAATCAAAAGGTGATTTGGTTTCGAGCAACCaaacagaagaagaaagaagatacCAAAAAGCAAACTGATCATCAAGTAACTCCATGACATTTTTCCAGTAAAAAACTCAAACTTGGTTCTGTGAAATTGCAAAACCAATCGCAAGACTACCaaattgaaacttttaagctGACAACCAAAGCTCTTACCTCAAAAGTCCAGGATTAGCTAGGCAGGGTAAGATCCAATAACACACAGAAAAAGatgtcaaattcaaagaagtgGTCTTTCAAGTTTCATCTTTCCAAAACCAAAGCCATAAGAAAGGTCAGATCCTGAGAGAAGTTCCACAACGGAAGACCAAAACAAAGCTCCCAATCACAAATTCtaaaactcttttttttttaagtcaaCCCCAGTGAAACAAAGAAGCAATCTTAACGCAAACTTTAAAGAACAAGCTAGAACAGACTTAGAGAAACAGGAGGGTGTTCTTACAATGGCACTCTGGGTGCGTCGATGACTGGCTTTGTTGACAGAGAACCTTGAGAAAATACCCACCATGGCTTTTACGCTTTATTCACAGAAACAAGGCGGTCCGATCTTGATTCTGGTTAAGTCCAACGAACCACTTTCTCTGTTGAatacatatgaatatatatacttgcaCAGAAACCCAGATTGTGTACCTTATGTTTGTTGCTTTTTTCTGGGCCCTGTTGATGtgtttagagagagagagagagagagaggggtggGGGAAGATGATAAGGTTGCTTGGCGCGTAATGGGTTTTGTCGGCTTTTCCTAAAATGAAATATGCTTTGGAGTCAGTAGAGGAAAAGCTGTGAATTTGAAGAAATGGACTGTTGGGgcaaaaacaataaaagaatggaATTGACGAGCGACTGTTCGGAGGATTCTTCATTTGGTAACTTGACTCCCCATGCACTCGCACTTTAAAGAAATTTGGGTGTCGATGCATTAATATAGAGATAGCTTACTTTAAGACTGCTATGGTATGGTTTTCTTCcatgaaagaaaacaaagttaCACCCTAAAACTACGAATAAAATCAAATTATATTAAAAGGAGTAACATTTTGTGCAACATGAGGCAATGTATTCAACCAACTATCTATGTTAATATGGTGTCCATAATTTATCAACGAGTCCACAACGAAATTAGTCTGCCTCCAAACGTGCTTAAAAGAAATGGAGGTGAACTATTGTGCCAGAATACAGATATCGTGAATCAAATGGTTAAGGTAAGGTAGTATCATCGGTGAGAAGTTACACTTGGTCTAAAGTAACTAAAGTTAAAATAAACTTCATCATGCATGGTCCATGAAGTTACTCCATAATTATCATGCATGCCCTCCCAAAACTCATGCACCTAAGGACGAGAGAGCAACTCCACAGCGTTGGATGGTTCCACCAAGAGGCCGACTGAAAGTTAATTGTGATGATGGCTTC containing:
- the LOC126794695 gene encoding uncharacterized protein LOC126794695 gives rise to the protein MVGIFSRFSVNKASHRRTQSAIDEREVLPPNSEATGAATAAATVSHGIEVAVEFKPVEHPMEPLDNDRPIQCPLPEPSILNDGRIWKERVSATVPRRGDLPVMMEGESLEPEAAVPKPRNTRPNRMILPSLSAPEHNILNLLEECNAASGI